ATGGGACGACAACATCCCGGAGTTTTCGGTGCTGGCCGAGACCGCCGATCGCGCGCGAGCGATTTACGAAAAGATTGTGCGCGAGACCGCATCGCAGAGTCCCCATGACAACTTCGCTGAAAAATCTGGAAAGCCTGCTCTACCGGCTGATCACCGCGCCTAGCGGTGTCGCCGAAGGGCTCGCGGCGGAACGTAATCTGCCGCGCGGCGGACTTGACGCAGTTGTCGTCGGCGATGAGCGCCTGTCGGCAGCCGAGCGAGTCGATATCTACGCCAACATGTATTTCTATCGGCTGCTCGACGCGCTCAAAGAGGATTATCCCGCGACGCTTGCGGTGCTCGGCGCCGACGGTTTTCACAATCTCGTGACTGGCTACCTGCTCGAGCATCCCCCGACCGAGCCTTCGATTTTCTATTGCGGCCGCTTTCTGAGCGGCTTTCTGCGCGACCATCCGCTCAGCGCGGATGCTTCATACCTCGCGGATTTGGCGGCGCTGGAGCGCGCGACGGTCGCGGTATTTCACGGTCCCGACGCGGACGCGCTCGACGCCGACACGATGCGCGCGACGCCGCCGGATGAATGGCCGGCGCTACAACTGCGATTGCATCCGGCGGCGCAGATACTGCACGTGAAGTGGCGCGTCGTGGAATTGTTGCGCGCGATCGAGGAGCATCGCGAGTGGAAACCCGCGCAATCGAGCGCCGCCAGAATCGTCGTGTCGCGCCGCGATCGGCGAGTACTCTATCGCGAGCTCGAGCCGCTCGAGTATAGCGCAATCGACTCAGCAATCACGGGCGCCACGTTCGCGGAAATCTGCGATCTGGTCGGCGGCGACGCCGACGCGGGCGGCCTCGATCCGGTCGCGACGCTGAATCGATTGCTCGCGCGATGGCTGAGCGACGGCATCTTCACTAAACGAGCCTTCGCCCGGATCAAACGAAACGCGCTATAGATCGCGGCGTGGGCAGTGGCGACATACGCGTCGAGCAGCTATCGAGTCTCGAGCAATTGCTCGAGTTTGCGCGGCTGCCGTACCAGGTTTACGGCAATCGCGACGCGTGGTGGCCGCCCGACGTGCAGAACGAAATCGATTTGCTCGCGGGCAAGAGCCTGCTCTCGACGTACCTCGAGATGGCGCCGTTTTGTGCCCGCCGCGGCGGCCGAATCGTCGCGCGCGTCAGCGCCATCATCAATCGACGTTACATCGAGCATTGGCATGAGCCGCTGGGACATCTGATTCATTTCGAGGCGCTCGACGGCGCGGACGATGGCGTCGCCGCGATGCTCGAGGCTGCGGTGCAATGGCTTGAAGCGCGCAGGATGCGCGCGGTGCGGAGCGGATTCGCGGCGTTCCTCGACTATCCGTATGCGATCGACAACTACGGATCGCTGCCGTCGTTTTTGCTGCGCGGCAACGGCCCCTCCTATCATCGATATTTCAAGGAAGCCGGCTTCTTTACCGAGAAAGGCCAGGTCGATTACACCGCATCGCTGACGCCGGAGTGGACGGTCCGCTACCGCGGCATCAGCGACGCGGCGTCGGCGGCGGGCGTACGCGTTCGCAGTTGGCGTGAGTACGGATTCCTCGCGGCAATCGACGCGTGGACGGAGGTCACCACCGCCGCTTTCGATCGGCACTGGGGCTGGCATCCGGTCACCAAAGCCGAAGTGCGCCCGATGCTGACGGCGCTGTGGGAAACGCCGGTCGCGGATTTGTCGATGCTCGCGACGATCGGATCGGACGTCGTGGGCGCGGTCTTCTCGGTACCCGATCTGAGCCCGATGCTGGTCAAGGTGCGCCCTGGCGCGAGGCTCGATCCCGAGCGCGGCGGCGGCACTCGCGGCGCCTTGATCAATATCGGCGTGCTCGAGTCCGCGCGCGGCCGCGGTGTTGCGCTCGCGATGACGGCGCGATCGTTTCTCGCGATGGCCGAGCGCAAGATGCGTTTTGCCGGCTACACGCTCGTGCTCGACGACAACTGGGCCTCGCGCCACACCGCGCTCAAGGTGGGCGCGCGCGTGACCGGCAATTTCGTGGCGTATCGCCGCGATCTGGCAACCGCTCAACGCCAGTAATGTGCCGCTCGGCACCCGTGGCGCGCCAGCGAGCATCCGGCGCGCAGTCCTCGTGCTTCCCGTGTGGTAGGACAGGGGGGGGCCATCGGTGTATCGAGCACCATAACCAAGCCACTATCTCGAACGGCGTCGAATCGGAGCGAGATCTCGAAGATGAAAAAATCGATCGGATCGGTATGCCCGGCCCTGATGGCAGTCCCGGCTCTCGTGATGATGATCATGCTCGCGAGTGCGCGGCAGGCTGATGCGCAAGTGAAACCCGGTGACGTCATCACGGCCAGCAATGCCGCGCAGGTGAAGGACCTGCTTAGTCCGGGTGCGTATCAGGCAGTTACCAAGGGCATGACGATCAATATCGTCGCGCCGGGGCGTATCGATTGGCCGCCACCGTATCAAAACGCGACTGAAAAATATGCGAGCCAGGTGCGTCTCGCGCCGGACCATCACGATTTACTCGGTTACGTCGCGGGCCAGCCGTTTCCGCTGCTCGATCCGAATGATCCTGACGTTGGAGTCAAGATCATGTGGAATCAATACTTTCGCCCGATCGCGACCGATGACTTCGATCTGCGTTTCTTCGAATGCCAGGTCGCGACGCAAAATCCCGGGGCCCCGCAACAACTCATGAAGATGACCCAGATTGGGCATTTTGCAGGCTATTTCGACCTCGGCCGCACCGAAGTCGATCCGTTGCCAGCCGATCCGGACTTCGTGAAAACCGGCATCTGGGCGCGTTACGCGGCGTACCCAACAATCGAGCCGGCCGAAGATCGCGGCAGCGGCGGAATTCGTTATCGCTATTGGGATGCGAACCGGGCCGACGACACCTGGGCGTACATCGTCGGCAGCCGGCGTATCCGGCGCGTGAACGAAGTGATCTTGAGCGCGTCGCCGGGACTCTCGACCTGGGACGCGGACCACGCGGGCGGGTTTGCCGCGAAGCCGCAGGAATACAACTTCAAGTTCCTCGGCGAGAAGAGCATGCTCGGATGCGTCCACGCGAAAAATTCTCCGGCTCATCCGTGCCCGTCCGACGGCGGCGCTACCTCATGCGGCGAGGACTGGGAGATGCGCCATCTGTACATGGTTGAGGTGACGCCGCGTCCCGAGCGAATCACCGGCATCCTGCAGTCGAAGACGATCGTCTATATCGACGGCGAAGGATGGTTCAATCCGTACGTGGACAGTTACGATCGCAAGGGCGAACTGTGGAAGACGCAGATCTACCTGATGACATATCGCGACCGGCCGGTGCCCGACGCGAAGATCGCAGTCTATCCATTCAAGCGGGAATTCAACCTTGCCGCGTCGAGCGTCGATGTGCAAAGCGGGGTGAGTACGACCTGCTATCTGCCGGGACCGAACACCGCCGAGCGCGAGTGCTGGTATATCAATATGGGCGCGGTCGATCGCGATTTCTTCATGACTGACGCGATGGCGAAGGCCGGCCACTGATTCGGATGTAAGCGCAGATTGCGCGGATTTCGCCGATTCAGACGCAGCAACAATTTTCAATCGACCAACAATGAAAAGGGGCGGCTCGATGAGCCGCCCCTTTCTTATCTGTGTAATCTGTGAAATCTGCGGTTAAACTTTTTTCTTTGTCGCCGATTCCTACTTGATTGCGAGCGCGTTCGGCGGCGAGCCCACTCCGCCCGGGATATTGAGCGGCGCCGACGTGAAAAAGAAATCGTACTGGCCGTCGGCGGCGCAATCCTCTGCGAGGGCTTCGAGATTCCACATCTCACCGATCGGCATCCCGAAGAACGCTAGCATGTGGAAATGCAGAAAATCTTCGCCTTCACCTTTCGGCAGGTTTTCCAGCGCGGGCGAATCCGACGCGACCGCCGCGATGTGATTGTTCCATAGCCATTCTGCGGTCCGCGCCGACCCTTCGATGCCCGGGACCACCGTCTCGCGCGCCAGTTCCTCCTTCAGTTCGTCGCTCGCCGACAGGTAGAACCGGGTCCATCCGATGCGAATCAAGAGCACGTCGCCGGTGCGCAGCGTGGTTCCCTGCGATTCGAGGGTCGCCTGCACATCTTCGAGCGGGATCGATTGCGGCGTCGTGAAATCGATCTCCATGCCGTTGTTCTCGTAGTAGAGCGCGACGTCGGCGAGCACGCCGCGGCCTGCGATTCCACGCCGGGCGAGGTTGTCGATGCCAAGCCGGGTGCCGCCTCGGCCGGTGATTTCATCGTCGGGAATGCCGTTATATGCACCGAACACGGGATGCTTGACGTGACAGAGCGCGTCCCATTGCGACGACGCCTGGGGATAGAAGTTATCGAGATAGTCGTCGAGGACGTAATCGGCGGCCGGGAAAATCTTGATGACGTGAACATGCCTGCCGCGGGTGAAGAGCGGCGGATCGGGGATGTTGATCGGCAGATTGAGCGCGAACACTTTGCCCGAACGAATCGAGGCCGCCGACTCGACCACGCGGCCCGGCGTCATCAGGTTGATCGTGCCGACTTCGTCGTCGTCGCCGAACACGCCCCACGAGGAACCGTCGGGCGCTCCCTCGCGCACCGGCAATTCGCTGTAACTCGGGATGCGCGGCTCGTGCGACGGGCGCGTCGCGAGCGCGGGCCGAATCGCGCGTTTGGGCCGTTCGGTAACCGGCGCGGGCGATTTTGCGGGCGGCTTGACCGCGATCCGCCGCGGCGCCGCTTTGGCCGCGATTGGCCGCTTGGCCGCTTTGAGCGCGGGCTTTTTCGATGCCTTTTTTGCGACCGGTTTTTTCGCGGCTTTGGGAGCAGCTTTACGCGCCTTTGGCGCCATCTTCTTCATTTTGCGCTTGGCCACCTGATCCGACCTCCATCATTCGTCTCGCTGTGATCGAATCTTCTCATAACAGGTCGCGCGTCAAGCGCAAGCCCTGACGGATGCGATCGCGCCGATTGATGATAGTTTGCGAAACACGCTTGTTACCCATTCTGGCCGATGTTACTGTACGGGATTGCTCCTTGCTCCGACGTGGGGCTTGAATCCAAAAGGAGGACTCACAGCGCATGAGGCGCTACGAAACTATTTTTATCCTTCGCCCTGACGCGGGCGACCCCCAAATCAAGGAAACCATCAAGCGCTACGAGGGAATCATCGTGGCCGGCGGCGGCGAGATGATCGAAACCGAAGAGTGGGGCTCGCGCGAACTCGCCTACCGCATCAAGGGCGAGCGGCGCGGCTACTACGTGCGGCTCGATTACGTATCGCCCGGTCCGGTGATGAACGAAGTCGAGCGCAATCTGAAGCTCTCCGACACGGTCCTGCGCTACCTTTCGGTGCTGGTGGACGACGACGCCGACGTCGCGAAGGTGCGCGAGGAACTCGAAGCGCGCAACCGGCGAATCGCCGAGGCCAGGGCCGCGCAGGAAGCGCGCGTGGCGGCCCTGACGGCGTCGCAACAGCAGCAGGAAAGAATCGAGGACGCGCCCGAAGAGATCATGGAAGCGGCCATCGATGAAATCGGCGGTCCGGAAGGTGACGGGCAACCGGATTGAGCTCGACGGCCCGATCGTGAGCTCGATCGACTTTTCCGTCACGCCGCGCGGCACCGCGGTGCTGCGCATGATCGTCGATTGCGGCGCGCCGGAAGAGGACTTGAAGCTTGCGGTGGTGCTGGCAGGCGAGCGCGCCAGCGTGCTGAGAA
The DNA window shown above is from Candidatus Binatus sp. and carries:
- a CDS encoding DNA-binding domain-containing protein, encoding MTTSLKNLESLLYRLITAPSGVAEGLAAERNLPRGGLDAVVVGDERLSAAERVDIYANMYFYRLLDALKEDYPATLAVLGADGFHNLVTGYLLEHPPTEPSIFYCGRFLSGFLRDHPLSADASYLADLAALERATVAVFHGPDADALDADTMRATPPDEWPALQLRLHPAAQILHVKWRVVELLRAIEEHREWKPAQSSAARIVVSRRDRRVLYRELEPLEYSAIDSAITGATFAEICDLVGGDADAGGLDPVATLNRLLARWLSDGIFTKRAFARIKRNAL
- a CDS encoding DUF1329 domain-containing protein — encoded protein: MKKSIGSVCPALMAVPALVMMIMLASARQADAQVKPGDVITASNAAQVKDLLSPGAYQAVTKGMTINIVAPGRIDWPPPYQNATEKYASQVRLAPDHHDLLGYVAGQPFPLLDPNDPDVGVKIMWNQYFRPIATDDFDLRFFECQVATQNPGAPQQLMKMTQIGHFAGYFDLGRTEVDPLPADPDFVKTGIWARYAAYPTIEPAEDRGSGGIRYRYWDANRADDTWAYIVGSRRIRRVNEVILSASPGLSTWDADHAGGFAAKPQEYNFKFLGEKSMLGCVHAKNSPAHPCPSDGGATSCGEDWEMRHLYMVEVTPRPERITGILQSKTIVYIDGEGWFNPYVDSYDRKGELWKTQIYLMTYRDRPVPDAKIAVYPFKREFNLAASSVDVQSGVSTTCYLPGPNTAERECWYINMGAVDRDFFMTDAMAKAGH
- a CDS encoding cyclase family protein produces the protein MAKRKMKKMAPKARKAAPKAAKKPVAKKASKKPALKAAKRPIAAKAAPRRIAVKPPAKSPAPVTERPKRAIRPALATRPSHEPRIPSYSELPVREGAPDGSSWGVFGDDDEVGTINLMTPGRVVESAASIRSGKVFALNLPINIPDPPLFTRGRHVHVIKIFPAADYVLDDYLDNFYPQASSQWDALCHVKHPVFGAYNGIPDDEITGRGGTRLGIDNLARRGIAGRGVLADVALYYENNGMEIDFTTPQSIPLEDVQATLESQGTTLRTGDVLLIRIGWTRFYLSASDELKEELARETVVPGIEGSARTAEWLWNNHIAAVASDSPALENLPKGEGEDFLHFHMLAFFGMPIGEMWNLEALAEDCAADGQYDFFFTSAPLNIPGGVGSPPNALAIK
- the rpsF gene encoding 30S ribosomal protein S6; the encoded protein is MRRYETIFILRPDAGDPQIKETIKRYEGIIVAGGGEMIETEEWGSRELAYRIKGERRGYYVRLDYVSPGPVMNEVERNLKLSDTVLRYLSVLVDDDADVAKVREELEARNRRIAEARAAQEARVAALTASQQQQERIEDAPEEIMEAAIDEIGGPEGDGQPD
- a CDS encoding single-stranded DNA-binding protein, translating into MKSAVRKVTGNRIELDGPIVSSIDFSVTPRGTAVLRMIVDCGAPEEDLKLAVVLAGERASVLRTILAPGHKVKVRGRLRSVKAGVKALRVGGTFEVLAESIEPLEH